A window of the Sulfurospirillum tamanense genome harbors these coding sequences:
- a CDS encoding Fe(3+) ABC transporter substrate-binding protein, whose product MKSVKYLASALLVGASALMAAGEVNLYSHRHYDTDRELYKTFETQTGIKVNVVHAKAEELLARLKIEGDNSPADVFITSDVGNLYDAKAAGVLQSVSSKTLNEIIPEHLRDTDGQWYGLTKRARVIMYNKEKVDPATLSTFEALGDANFPYKIAMRTSANAYNKSLIGAMIAHHGEAGALAWAKGVVANMARAPKGNDRDQIRAAASGEADVAVANTYYVGRFVTSSDPADREVAQKVGIFFPNQNDRGTHVNISGAGVTKSAKNKENAMKLLEFLVSPEAQKNFAHANFEYPVNSAVEISPVVKAWGTFKEDTLPLSAVGENGVKSVKIAQEAQWK is encoded by the coding sequence ATGAAATCTGTAAAATATTTGGCAAGTGCCTTGCTTGTTGGCGCAAGCGCTTTGATGGCCGCTGGAGAAGTAAACCTTTACTCGCACCGCCATTACGACACAGACAGAGAGCTTTATAAAACCTTTGAAACCCAAACAGGTATCAAAGTAAACGTTGTGCATGCCAAGGCAGAAGAGTTGTTAGCCCGCCTAAAAATCGAAGGCGACAATTCTCCAGCAGATGTGTTTATTACTTCGGATGTAGGCAACCTATACGACGCTAAAGCCGCAGGCGTGCTCCAAAGTGTTTCCTCTAAAACCCTTAATGAAATCATCCCAGAACATTTGCGCGATACAGATGGCCAGTGGTACGGCCTCACCAAGCGCGCGCGTGTCATTATGTACAACAAAGAAAAAGTAGACCCTGCTACTCTTTCTACATTCGAGGCTCTTGGGGATGCAAACTTTCCTTATAAAATTGCTATGCGCACTTCCGCCAATGCGTATAACAAATCACTCATTGGGGCGATGATTGCCCATCATGGCGAAGCGGGCGCTTTGGCATGGGCCAAAGGTGTTGTCGCCAACATGGCACGCGCACCTAAAGGCAATGACCGCGACCAAATCCGAGCCGCTGCTAGTGGCGAAGCCGATGTGGCGGTAGCAAATACCTACTATGTAGGACGTTTTGTCACATCAAGCGATCCTGCTGATCGTGAAGTGGCGCAAAAAGTAGGCATTTTCTTCCCGAACCAAAACGACCGTGGCACGCACGTTAATATCAGTGGCGCAGGGGTGACTAAATCTGCCAAAAACAAAGAAAATGCCATGAAGCTTTTAGAGTTTTTGGTAAGCCCAGAAGCGCAAAAAAACTTTGCCCATGCCAACTTTGAATACCCCGTTAATTCTGCAGTTGAAATCAGTCCTGTTGTTAAAGCATGGGGTACGTTCAAAGAGGACACCTTGCCCCTAAGTGCTGTTGGTGAAAACGGCGTTAAATCTGTAAAAATTGCCCAAGAAGCCCAATGGAAGTAA
- a CDS encoding ABC transporter permease produces the protein MEVNRLKPFIAPIFGAILSLPILFLLAYALLEGVSLEAFSNLNLATYAKSTLLLVLGVGALVFVFGGLSAYLVARFEFVGSRFFSLSLALPLAIPSYVVGYAYNGIFEYAGLLAQLTGITGHFSILTLWGAIVIFGLSMYPYVFIVARAAFLGLSSSVDEVVKLQGIGPVRAFFRAYLPLVYPALFIGLFLTSMEVISDYGTVLYFGVETFSVGIFKQWFGYADLQGAIKIALVLMVFVFTLLLLESKAKARMRYATGGFSAKPLQKQRLKGLKALGAFAFCALLFTCAFVVPVAVLGYWAILDPRSGSLDLGGYTFGTLSINLGSAFVIMVCAFVVLFFTVAYRTALAKIAYRVSLLGYSIPGAVVGIGALLLFSSIDKALGQYWLGGTFFVLIFAYVVRFYPAGVGALNSGFSKITTELQEASKLYAKGEFARMWRVSFPMVKGAFMSGFLIVFIDVSKELPATLLLRPFNFDTLATRIYELASNEMLPALGLPSLVLISMTTVAVLLLNLRIFR, from the coding sequence ATGGAAGTAAATCGGCTTAAGCCCTTCATTGCCCCAATTTTTGGGGCAATTCTCTCTCTCCCCATCCTTTTTCTTCTGGCTTACGCTCTCTTGGAGGGAGTTTCGCTGGAGGCATTTTCAAACTTAAACTTGGCCACATACGCAAAAAGCACGCTTTTGTTGGTCTTAGGCGTGGGCGCGCTCGTCTTTGTGTTTGGAGGGCTAAGTGCATACCTTGTGGCGAGGTTTGAGTTTGTAGGAAGTCGATTTTTTTCCCTCTCTTTGGCTCTGCCTTTGGCGATTCCTAGCTACGTGGTCGGGTACGCTTATAATGGCATCTTTGAATACGCAGGCTTGCTCGCTCAGCTCACAGGTATCACGGGCCATTTTAGTATCCTTACTCTTTGGGGAGCCATTGTCATTTTTGGCCTTTCCATGTACCCGTATGTGTTTATCGTGGCGCGCGCGGCATTTTTGGGGCTTTCTAGTTCAGTGGATGAGGTGGTAAAACTCCAAGGCATTGGCCCTGTGCGGGCCTTTTTTAGAGCCTATTTGCCGCTGGTGTACCCTGCGCTTTTCATCGGCTTGTTTTTAACTTCTATGGAGGTTATCAGCGATTATGGCACGGTGTTGTATTTTGGGGTGGAGACCTTTAGTGTAGGGATTTTCAAACAGTGGTTTGGTTATGCAGACTTGCAAGGCGCCATCAAAATCGCCCTTGTGCTGATGGTGTTTGTCTTTACCCTTTTGCTTCTAGAATCCAAAGCCAAGGCCCGCATGCGTTATGCCACGGGAGGCTTTAGCGCCAAACCCCTCCAAAAACAACGCCTCAAAGGCCTTAAGGCGTTAGGCGCTTTTGCCTTTTGCGCTTTGTTGTTTACGTGCGCGTTTGTTGTTCCTGTGGCAGTGCTTGGGTATTGGGCTATTTTGGACCCGCGCAGTGGTAGTTTGGATTTGGGAGGCTACACGTTTGGCACCCTCTCCATTAACCTTGGTAGCGCCTTTGTGATTATGGTGTGTGCATTTGTGGTGCTGTTTTTTACGGTGGCTTACCGCACGGCTCTTGCTAAAATTGCTTACCGTGTTTCTCTTTTGGGATACTCTATCCCCGGCGCGGTTGTAGGGATCGGGGCACTGTTGTTGTTTAGCAGCATAGATAAAGCACTAGGGCAGTATTGGCTTGGTGGCACGTTTTTTGTGCTCATATTTGCTTACGTGGTGCGTTTTTACCCCGCAGGAGTAGGAGCGCTTAATAGCGGGTTTAGTAAGATAACAACAGAACTCCAAGAAGCCAGCAAGCTCTATGCCAAGGGTGAGTTTGCGCGCATGTGGCGTGTGAGTTTTCCGATGGTCAAGGGAGCGTTCATGAGCGGGTTTTTGATTGTATTTATTGATGTTAGCAAAGAGCTTCCTGCGACGTTGTTGTTGCGCCCTTTTAATTTTGATACCCTTGCCACGCGCATTTAC